In one window of Prionailurus bengalensis isolate Pbe53 chromosome B3, Fcat_Pben_1.1_paternal_pri, whole genome shotgun sequence DNA:
- the LOC122467682 gene encoding olfactory receptor 6S1 gives MMCPRHNHVHVVAQVGKIMVPGGNQSIGVTEFILEGFPNLNSTKAELFSVFLLVYLLTLTGNVLIVGVVGADTRLQTPMYFFLGNLSCLEILLTSVIIPKMLSNFLSRQHTISFAACITQFYFYFFLGASEFLLLAAMSVDRYLAICHPLHYPLLMNGTVCFRVALACWMGGLFPVLGPTVAVALLPFCEQDAMVQHFFCDSGPLLRLACTDTEKLEETDFVLAFLVIVSSLMITAVSYGHIVLAVLRIPSVSGRQRAFSTCTSHLMVVTLFYGSAIFLYVRPSQSGSVDTNWAVTVVTTFVTPLMNPFIYALRNERVKEALKDMFRKVVAGFWGELLLPKSFSRKE, from the coding sequence ATGATGTGTCCTCGCCACAATCATGTTCATGTTGTTGCACAGGTGGGAAAGATAATGGTTCCTGGGGGGAACCAGAGCATTGGTGTTACAGAGTTCATCCTGGAAGGTTTCCCAAATCTCAACAGCACAAAAGCAgaattgttttctgtcttccttctcgTCTATCTGCTGACTCTAACAGGCAACGTGTTGATTGTTGGAGTGGTAGGAGCTGACACTCGCCTGCAGACTCCTATGTACTTCTTTCTGGGTAACTTGTCCTGCCTAGAGATCTTGCTCACTTCTGTCATCATTCCCAAGATGCTGAGCAATTTCCTATCAAGGCAACACACTATTTCCTTTGCTGCATGTATTACCCAGTTctatttctacttctttcttgGGGCCTCGGAGTTCCTGCTGTTGGCTGCCATGTCTGTGGATCGCTACCTGGCCATCTGTCACCCTCTGCACTACCCCTTGCTCATGAATGGCACTGTGTGCTTTCGGGTGGCCTTGGCCTGCTGGATGGGGGGACTTTTCCCTGTGCTTGGCCCCACAGTGGCTGTGGCCTTACTTCCTTTCTGTGAACAGGACGCGATGGTGCAGCACTTCTTCTGTGACAGTGGTCCACTGCTCCGCCTGGCATGCACCGACACCGAGAAGCTGGAGGAAACAGACTTTGTACTGGCCTTTCTCGTCATTGTATCCTCACTGATGATTACTGCTGTGTCCTATGGTCACATAGTTCTGGCTGTCCTGCGCATACCCTCTGTTTCAGGCCGACAGAGGGCCTTCTCTACCTGTACCTCCCACTTGATGGTGGTGACCCTCTTCTATGGAAGTGCCATTTTTCTTTATGTGCGACCATCACAGAGTGGCTCTGTGGATACTAACTGGGCAGTGACAGTGGTAACAACATTTGTGACACCACTGATGAATCCATTCATCTATGCCTTACGCAATGAGCGAGTCAAGGAAGCTTTGAAGGATATGTTTAGGAAAGTGGTAGCAGGCTTTTGGGGGGAACTTTTGCTTCCTAAGAGTTTCAGTAGGAAGGAGTGA